A stretch of DNA from Tsuneonella amylolytica:
CTGGCAATCATGTACTTCACCGAGAAGAAGGCCGCCGCCGAGAAGGCCGCGGAAGACGCCGCCGCTACTTCAGCGTCCGAATGATCCCGCTGAAATCGACGTCGGCATTGCCCGCGCCGACATAGTCCTCGTAAAGCGCGCGGGCCCGTTGGGCGAGCGGCACCGCCGCATCGGCGCTTTCGGCGGCATCCATCGCGAGACGCAGGTCCTTCAGCATCAGTCCGGCCGCGAAGCCGCCCTGGTATTCGTTGTCGGCCGGCGACTGCGGGCCGACGCCGGGGACTGGGCAGTAGCTCGTCATCGACCAGCACTGGCCGCTGGAGACGCTGCTGATGTCGTAGAACGTCTGCGGGTCGAGACCCAGCTTCTCGGCCATGGCGAATGCTTCGCAGGTGCCGATCATGTGGATGCCGAGCAGCATGTTGTTGCAGATCTTGGCCGCCTGCCCGTTGCCCGCGTCGCCGGCGTGGATCACCGCCTTGCCCATCGGGTCGAGCACCTCCCTGGCGCGCGCGAATGCTTCCCCGCTGCCGCCGACCATGAACGTCAGCGTGCCGCCGTTCGCTGCAGCGATCCCGCCGCTGACGGGCGCATCGACCATCGCGTAGCCCGCGCTTTCGGCGAGGCCGATCACCTCGCGCGCGGTGGCGACGTCGATCGTCGAGCAGTCGAGCAGCACCGCACCGGTGGGCGCCTTGCCGATCACGCTGCCGGTATAGACCGACTTCACGATCGACCCGTTGGGCAGCATCGTGACCACGGCGTCGACGTCCTTCACCGCCTCGCCCGCATCGTCGAAGGCCACGCAGCCGTGCTGGACCGCCGCGTCGCGCGCCGCGCCCATCAGATCGAACGCGTGCACCTCGTGCCCCGCCTTGACGAGGTTCGCGGCCATCCCGCCGCCCATGTTGCCGAGGCCGATGAAGGCGATTTTCATGATGCTGTATCCTTGAAGTGGGCGCCGAGCAGAACGGCGGCCGTGTCGCCGCGATGCTTCGCTGCGAGGTAAGTGAGATATGGCAGGAGAAAGCCTGCCCCGCCGACGAAAGCGACGAGAGCCAGCATGAGCCCGATTGGCGAGAAGGCGTTGCGCCACGCTGTCCAGCTTGCGGAAAGGAAGAGCATCATCGTGAAATCGAGATTGAATTGCCCCGGCCACGTCCAGTCGGAGACCGCTCCGAGAAAGATGGGGAATAGCCCGAAGCCTTCCGTCATGACGACGCGGGCCGTGTAGAACGCGAGCGCGCCCCACAAGACCATCAGAAACAGATAGAACGGGCGGATCACCGGCCCTTCCATTGCCCTTCGCGCTTCTCGATAAAGGCGGCCATGCCTTCCGCCTTGTCCTCGCTCGCAGTGAGGATCTGGAAGATGCGGCGTTCGACGATCAGGCCCTGGTCGAGCGTGGTCTCGAACGCGGCATTGACCATTTCCTTGTTCGCGATCGCGGCCATCGGCGGCTTGCTCGCGATGGTCGCGGCGATCTTCAGCGCTTCGTCGAGCAGGGTCTCGTGCGGGAATACATGCGCGACGAGGCCGCTGCGTTCGGCTTCCTCGGTGCCCATCATCCGGCCGGTGAGGCACATCTCCATCGCCTTGGCCTTGCCCACCGCGCGGGTCAGCCGCTGGCTGCCGCCCATGCCGGGCGCGACGCCGAGGTTGATCTCGGGCTGGCCGAACCGCGCCTTGTCGCTCGCGACGATGAAGTCCGCCATCATGGCAAGCTCGCAGCCGCCGCCGAGGGCAAAGCCGTTGACTGCGGCGATCCACGGCTTGCGGACTTTCTTCACGAGGTCGCTGGTCCAGCGCGCGAAGAAGTCGTCGAGGTAGAAATCGGCCGCGGGCTTGTCGGCCATCTCCTTGATGTCCGCGCCGGCGGCAAAGGCTTTGTCGCCGCTGCCGGTCAGCACCGCGCAGCGCTGGCCGGGGTCCGCTTCGAACGCGGCGAAGGCGGCGATCAGGTCCTCGAGCACCTGCGAATTCAGCGCGTTCAGCGCCTGCGGACGGTTGAGCGTGATCAGCGTGACCGCGTCTCGCTGTTCGACGGTGATGGTTTCGTAGGTCAAAGCGGCTTCCATTCTTCTTCGGGCGGGAGGGGTGCGAAGATAGCGTCCAGCAGCTCCTCGCTCACGTCCCCGGGCGTTGCCGGGTCCCACTTGGGATCGTTGGTCTTGTCGACGATGACCGCGCGCACCCCTTCGGCAAAGTCGGGGCGCAGCAGCACGCGGCTGGCGATGCGATATTCCATCGCCATGTTGTCAGCAAACTCGGCGAGCTGCGCGCTTGTAGCCAGCTGCCGCAGCGCGACCTTGCAGGTCTGCGGGCTCTTGGTGCCGAGTGTGTCGCGCTCCTTGGCTGCCCAATCCGAGTCGTCAGCTTCGAGCGAGGCGAGGATGTCCTCGTAGCGGTCGGAGCGGAAATGCCGCGCGATCCGATCGGCGTTGTCCTCGATCCGCGCCTTGGGCGGGCTGCCGACCATTTCGGACAAAACGCCGGAAATGCGGCCCGGCTTCTCGATGATCCGCGCCTTCGCCTCGGCGAGGAGATCGCTGGGGAGGTAGTGGGTGGCGATGCCCGCCCACAGGCATTCCGCCCCGTCGAGCCGCGCGCCGGTAAGCGCGAGGAACTGGCCGAGCCGTCCGGGCAGGCGCGAGAGGTGCCAGCCGCCGCCGACGTCGGGAAACAGGCCGATGCCGGTCTCGGGCATGGCGAAGCGCGTATTCTCGGTCGCGACGCGAACCTGGCAGGGGAGCGCGATACCCACGCCGCCGCCCATCGTGATGCCGTCCATGAACGCCACGATGGGTTTCGGATAGGTCATCATCTGGTGGTTGAGCTGGTATTCGTCGTGAAAGAACTTACGCCCCGACGCGCCGCCGTCATTAAGCGCACTGTTCCTGAGCAGGTTGATGTCGCCGCCGGCGCAGAATCCGCGCCCTTCGGCATGGTCGAGGATCACCGCTTCGATGCCATCGTCATCGGCCCATTCGGACAGCGCAGCGCTCATCGCATGGCACATGTCGAGCGTGAGCGCGTGGATGGCCTTCGGCCGATTGAGCGAGATATGGCCCACCGCGCCGTGGCGATGGATGAGGATCTCGGTCCCCCGTTCGTCGATTGTCATGCCGCGTTCCTGCGTTCGATCAGATCCCACCGGTTGCCCCATGGATCGTTGAATACTCCAACCGTTCCATACGCCTGTGTGCGCGGACCATCGGTAAAGGTCGCTCCGTGGGCGACAAGGCGTTCGTGGCTGACCGCGAAATCGGCGGTGTGAACGAACCAGCCGACCCGGCCGCCCGTCTGATTTCCGACCGCCGCGGATTGCGCTTCGTTCGCCGCCCGCGCGAGCAGCAGCTTGCCCCCGCCATCGCCGGAAACCACGACCCAGCGCTTGCCGTTGCCGACGTCGCTGTCTTCCTCCAGCGCGAAATCGAGCGCACCGGTGAAGAAAGCGATCGCCTCGTCGTAGTCCGGCACGACGAGGGCGGTCATCGCGAGACTGTTCACTGTCGCAGCATGTCCCGGCCGACGATCATTCGCATGACCTGGTTGGTCCCTTCGAGGATCGAGTGGACGCGCAAATCGCGCCAGAAGCGTTCGATCGGATAGTCCTTCAGGTAACCGTAGCCGCCGAACAGCTGGAGCGCGTCATTGACGATCTTGCTCCCCGAGTCGGTCGCCAGCCGCTTGGCCATCGCGGAAAAGCGCGTCTTGTCGGGTGCGTTGTCGGTGACCTTGGCGGCGGCGAGGTAGAGGAGAGCACGCGCCGCCTCCAGCTCGGTCGCCATGTCGGCGAGCATGAACTGCGTGTTCTGGAATTCCGCGATCGGCTGGCCGAACTGCTGACGGTCCTTGCTGTAGGCGACCGCCTCGTCGAGGCACCGCTGCGCGCCGCCGAGGCTGCACGCGCCGATGTTGAGCCGTCCGCCGTCGAGCCCCGCCATCGCGAAGCGGAAGCCCTCGCCTTCGCCGCCGACGCGGTTGGCCACCGGTACGCGACAGTCCTCGAAGATGAGCTGCGCGGTGGGCGAGGCGTTCCAGCCGAGCTTGTTCTCGGGCGCGCCGTGGCTGAGCCCGGGGGTGCCCTTCTCGACCACGAGGCAGGTGATCCCGCGGCTCTTGTCGTCCGAAGTG
This window harbors:
- a CDS encoding enoyl-CoA hydratase/isomerase family protein → MTIDERGTEILIHRHGAVGHISLNRPKAIHALTLDMCHAMSAALSEWADDDGIEAVILDHAEGRGFCAGGDINLLRNSALNDGGASGRKFFHDEYQLNHQMMTYPKPIVAFMDGITMGGGVGIALPCQVRVATENTRFAMPETGIGLFPDVGGGWHLSRLPGRLGQFLALTGARLDGAECLWAGIATHYLPSDLLAEAKARIIEKPGRISGVLSEMVGSPPKARIEDNADRIARHFRSDRYEDILASLEADDSDWAAKERDTLGTKSPQTCKVALRQLATSAQLAEFADNMAMEYRIASRVLLRPDFAEGVRAVIVDKTNDPKWDPATPGDVSEELLDAIFAPLPPEEEWKPL
- a CDS encoding VOC family protein; protein product: MTALVVPDYDEAIAFFTGALDFALEEDSDVGNGKRWVVVSGDGGGKLLLARAANEAQSAAVGNQTGGRVGWFVHTADFAVSHERLVAHGATFTDGPRTQAYGTVGVFNDPWGNRWDLIERRNAA
- the mmsB gene encoding 3-hydroxyisobutyrate dehydrogenase; this translates as MSHLPRSEASRRHGRRSARRPLQGYSIMKIAFIGLGNMGGGMAANLVKAGHEVHAFDLMGAARDAAVQHGCVAFDDAGEAVKDVDAVVTMLPNGSIVKSVYTGSVIGKAPTGAVLLDCSTIDVATAREVIGLAESAGYAMVDAPVSGGIAAANGGTLTFMVGGSGEAFARAREVLDPMGKAVIHAGDAGNGQAAKICNNMLLGIHMIGTCEAFAMAEKLGLDPQTFYDISSVSSGQCWSMTSYCPVPGVGPQSPADNEYQGGFAAGLMLKDLRLAMDAAESADAAVPLAQRARALYEDYVGAGNADVDFSGIIRTLK
- a CDS encoding enoyl-CoA hydratase-related protein; the protein is MTYETITVEQRDAVTLITLNRPQALNALNSQVLEDLIAAFAAFEADPGQRCAVLTGSGDKAFAAGADIKEMADKPAADFYLDDFFARWTSDLVKKVRKPWIAAVNGFALGGGCELAMMADFIVASDKARFGQPEINLGVAPGMGGSQRLTRAVGKAKAMEMCLTGRMMGTEEAERSGLVAHVFPHETLLDEALKIAATIASKPPMAAIANKEMVNAAFETTLDQGLIVERRIFQILTASEDKAEGMAAFIEKREGQWKGR
- a CDS encoding acyl-CoA dehydrogenase family protein, whose amino-acid sequence is MTGQFQLTDDQLAIQDMARKFTADRITPFAAQWDEIHHFPRDVVQAAGELGFGSIYVSEESGGINLGRLEAALIMEAMAYGCPATSAYISIHNMASWMIDRFGGEEVKARFLPRLVSMEHIASYALTEPGSGSDAAALKTTARLDGDHYVINGTKQFISGSGFNDIYVVMVRTSDDKSRGITCLVVEKGTPGLSHGAPENKLGWNASPTAQLIFEDCRVPVANRVGGEGEGFRFAMAGLDGGRLNIGACSLGGAQRCLDEAVAYSKDRQQFGQPIAEFQNTQFMLADMATELEAARALLYLAAAKVTDNAPDKTRFSAMAKRLATDSGSKIVNDALQLFGGYGYLKDYPIERFWRDLRVHSILEGTNQVMRMIVGRDMLRQ